DNA from Streptomyces rishiriensis:
CTCGTGCGAGGGTTCAGGAGGCGATGAAGTCGGCGATCTGGCCGAGTACGACCGTGTCCGTCAGGTAGCCGATGTGGGTCTGGCAGAGCACGTTGTTGTTCGTCGCGCCGTCCAGCCGGGTGCTGGTGTAGGGGAGGATGATGCCGTCGCACGCCGAGTACCAGGTGGCGTACTCGGTGGCGCCCGGCGTTTCGTCGCCCGCGCTGATCTGGGCGATGAACGACGAGCCCGGGTACATCTGCTGACAGGTCGTGTACATGAGGCAGGCGCCGGCGTAGGTGGTGCCGTGGTTCGCGCCGGCGATCGAGGCGAGGTGGCTGACGCTGGTGTTGCCGCCCAGGACCTTCAGGTAGTACTGGCTGACGAGGCCGCCCATCGAGTGGTTGACGATGGCGACCTTGCTCGCACCGGTCCGCGCCTTCACGGTGTTGACGAAGGTCGCGAGTCCCTGGGCGTTGGTGATGTTGTTGCCGTAGGAGTTGTACTCGTAGGCGAAGAGGTTGGAGCTGGACCAGCCGTTGAGCCGGAAGACGCTCATGGCGGTGGTCCAGTTGGACGCGCTGCCCGTGTAGCCGTGGACGAAGACGACCGGAGTGCTCGTCGACAGCGGCTGGGCGGCCGCGTCGGCCGAGCGGGCGGTGGAGGCGACCGACGCGGCCGGGCGGGCCGCGGTGGCGGCGACGGCCGTCGGTGCTGCGGAGAACAGGGTGAACGCGGCGGTGGCGGCCGCGAGAACACCGAGAAGCCGGCGCGGGGCATGACGACGCATGGAGCCCTCCTGACGAGGATGCGGGTGGCTGGACCTGACCAGCGTCGTGGCGCCGGACGAGGCAGCAATCGGCGAAATCACCGGCGTGGCGGTGATGCCGGGCGTCCCGGACCGTGGAGGCCTTCGTGCTGGTCGGCAGCCGGTCGGGTGGCTGCCCACCGGGCGGGCGTCTCGTCGCGCAGTCCGGCTCGGCGCGCGGGCACGCCTGCCGTCCGCCCCTCGGATCGCGTGCTCGGCGGTACCCGCGCCCCGCCGTCCGTCTCCGCCGCCCGTCCCCGCCGTGGGATGCGGCGGACCCTCGCGTCGTCGTCGTTCAGCCCACCGTGTAGCAGCGGATCACGATGTGTCCGTCCTCCTCCCGGGCGAGACCCACGAAGACCGTGCGCGCGAGCCAGCGGTGTCGCGGAGCATCCGTGCGGAA
Protein-coding regions in this window:
- a CDS encoding esterase/lipase family protein; amino-acid sequence: MRRHAPRRLLGVLAAATAAFTLFSAAPTAVAATAARPAASVASTARSADAAAQPLSTSTPVVFVHGYTGSASNWTTAMSVFRLNGWSSSNLFAYEYNSYGNNITNAQGLATFVNTVKARTGASKVAIVNHSMGGLVSQYYLKVLGGNTSVSHLASIAGANHGTTYAGACLMYTTCQQMYPGSSFIAQISAGDETPGATEYATWYSACDGIILPYTSTRLDGATNNNVLCQTHIGYLTDTVVLGQIADFIAS